A window of the Cystobacter fuscus genome harbors these coding sequences:
- a CDS encoding efflux RND transporter permease subunit, translated as MPRFFIDRPIFAWVIALFIIMAGVLAIPNLPVAQYPSVAPPQITISTFYPGASPEDLYQSVTRIIEEELNGTKSLLYFESSSDATGAVSITATFAPGTDPALAAVDLQNRVKRVEPRLPLAVSQQGLQIEEAGSGFLLMVTLRSTDGSFDEIGLGDYLSRNVLNELRRIPGVGRAQLFSFERAMRIWVDPNKLQGLGLSSQDVTNAIRSQNAQVAAGSLGAQPGPVTQQVTATVLVKGQLTSPEEFGAIVLRANADGSSVRLRDVARVELGGQSYAISSRLNGQPSAAIGVQLSPTGNALATSTAIRAKMEELSRFFPKGVEYDVPYDTAPFVGVSIKKVLVTLVEAVLLVFLVMFLFLQNIRYTIIPTIIVPIALLGTCAVMFAMGFSINVLTMFAMVLAIGILVDDAIVVIENVERIMSEEGLSPREATQKAMKQITGAVIGITLVLSAVFVPMAFFPGSVGVIYKQFSLTMVVSILFSALLALSLTPALCATFLKPVAKGHAHARTGFFGWFNRGFERTSHAYRGLVGRTLNRAGRFMLVYVAVFAALGWLFVQLPSSFIPSEDQGFIILGVQAPPEATVNRTLDVVVQMEKSLLAEPGVDRVVAILGFSFFGQGQNAALSFATLKPWDQRGAQDGAEAIAGRMNGALSAVRDAFVFALSPPPIEGLGTSGGFSFRLEDRGGMGQEALAAARDQLLAAAAQSPVLSGVMFEGLANAPQVELRIDREKASALGLTFAEINETLSTNLGSAYSNDFPNSGRMQRVIVQAEGSRRMQPEDLLALNVRNRQGTPVPLSAFATVDWRVGATQVIGYNGYPSARISGNAAPGHSSGEALLEMERLASQLPRGFGFDWSGQSLQELQSGSQAPFLIGLSMLFVFLCLAALYESWSIPVAVMLVVPLGVLGSVLAVMFRGMSNDVYFKVGLITIIGLSAKNAILIIEFAKDLRAQGRSITDAALEAAQLRFRPILMTSLAFTLGVVPLAIANGPGAASQRAIGTGVLGGMLSATVLAVLFVPIFYVFIMRLLNRRAVEIETLRLPDATD; from the coding sequence ATGCCTCGTTTCTTCATCGACAGGCCCATCTTCGCCTGGGTCATCGCGCTGTTCATCATCATGGCGGGCGTGCTCGCCATCCCCAACCTGCCGGTGGCGCAGTACCCCAGCGTGGCGCCGCCGCAGATCACCATCTCGACCTTCTACCCGGGCGCGTCTCCCGAGGATCTCTACCAGAGCGTCACGCGCATCATCGAGGAGGAGCTCAACGGCACGAAGTCGTTGCTCTACTTCGAGTCGAGCAGTGACGCGACGGGGGCGGTCTCCATCACCGCGACGTTCGCGCCGGGGACGGATCCCGCCCTGGCCGCCGTCGATCTCCAGAATCGGGTCAAGCGGGTCGAGCCGAGACTGCCGCTCGCCGTGTCGCAGCAGGGCTTGCAGATCGAGGAGGCGGGCAGTGGCTTCCTCCTGATGGTGACGCTGCGGTCCACCGACGGCTCCTTCGACGAGATCGGCCTCGGGGATTACCTCTCGCGCAACGTGCTCAATGAGTTGCGGCGCATTCCGGGCGTGGGCCGGGCGCAGCTCTTCTCCTTCGAGCGCGCCATGCGCATCTGGGTGGATCCGAACAAGTTGCAGGGTCTGGGCCTGTCCTCCCAGGACGTGACGAACGCCATCCGCTCGCAGAACGCCCAGGTGGCGGCGGGCTCGCTCGGCGCGCAACCCGGGCCGGTGACCCAGCAGGTCACGGCGACCGTGCTGGTGAAGGGCCAGCTGACCTCGCCGGAGGAGTTCGGTGCGATCGTGCTGCGCGCGAACGCGGATGGTTCCTCCGTGCGCCTGCGGGACGTGGCCCGCGTGGAGCTGGGTGGGCAGAGCTATGCCATCTCCTCGCGGCTCAATGGCCAGCCGAGCGCGGCCATCGGTGTCCAGCTGTCCCCCACGGGCAATGCGCTCGCCACCTCGACGGCGATCCGCGCGAAGATGGAGGAGCTGTCCCGGTTCTTCCCGAAGGGCGTCGAGTACGACGTTCCCTATGACACGGCCCCGTTCGTGGGCGTGTCGATCAAGAAGGTCCTCGTGACGCTCGTCGAGGCGGTGCTCCTGGTCTTCCTGGTGATGTTCCTGTTCCTCCAGAACATCCGCTACACCATCATCCCCACGATCATCGTCCCCATCGCCCTGCTCGGCACCTGCGCGGTGATGTTCGCGATGGGCTTCTCCATCAACGTGCTGACCATGTTCGCCATGGTGCTCGCGATCGGCATCCTCGTGGACGACGCCATCGTGGTGATCGAGAACGTGGAGCGCATCATGAGCGAGGAGGGCCTGTCTCCGCGCGAGGCCACGCAGAAGGCCATGAAGCAGATCACCGGGGCCGTCATCGGCATCACGCTCGTGCTCAGCGCCGTCTTCGTGCCCATGGCCTTCTTCCCCGGCTCCGTCGGCGTCATCTACAAGCAGTTCTCGCTGACGATGGTGGTGTCCATCCTGTTCTCGGCGCTGCTCGCGTTGTCGTTGACGCCGGCGCTGTGCGCGACCTTCCTGAAGCCCGTCGCCAAGGGGCATGCGCACGCGCGCACGGGGTTCTTTGGCTGGTTCAACCGGGGCTTCGAGCGCACGTCCCACGCCTATCGTGGACTGGTGGGCCGCACCCTGAATCGCGCGGGCCGGTTCATGCTCGTCTACGTCGCGGTGTTCGCGGCGCTCGGCTGGCTGTTCGTCCAGCTCCCCTCGTCCTTCATCCCTAGCGAGGACCAGGGCTTCATCATCCTCGGGGTGCAGGCGCCGCCGGAAGCCACGGTCAACCGGACGTTGGACGTGGTGGTGCAGATGGAGAAGTCGCTGCTGGCGGAGCCGGGAGTGGACCGGGTCGTGGCCATCCTGGGCTTCAGCTTCTTCGGCCAGGGGCAGAACGCGGCCTTGAGCTTCGCGACGCTCAAGCCCTGGGATCAGCGGGGTGCTCAGGACGGAGCGGAGGCCATCGCCGGGCGGATGAACGGGGCGCTGTCGGCGGTGCGGGATGCGTTCGTCTTCGCGCTCTCTCCTCCGCCCATCGAGGGCCTGGGAACGTCGGGTGGCTTCTCCTTCCGCCTGGAGGACCGGGGCGGCATGGGTCAGGAGGCGCTCGCCGCCGCGAGGGATCAACTCCTGGCGGCCGCCGCCCAGAGTCCCGTCCTCTCCGGGGTGATGTTCGAGGGCCTGGCGAACGCGCCGCAGGTGGAATTGCGCATCGATCGCGAGAAGGCCAGCGCGCTTGGACTCACGTTCGCGGAGATCAATGAAACCCTCTCCACCAACCTGGGCTCGGCCTACTCCAATGACTTTCCCAACAGCGGCCGGATGCAGCGGGTGATCGTGCAGGCGGAGGGAAGCCGGCGCATGCAGCCGGAGGATCTCCTCGCGCTCAACGTGCGCAATCGCCAGGGCACCCCGGTGCCCCTGTCCGCCTTCGCCACGGTGGACTGGCGGGTGGGCGCCACCCAGGTCATCGGCTACAACGGCTATCCCTCGGCCCGCATCAGCGGCAACGCGGCTCCCGGCCATTCGAGTGGCGAGGCCCTCCTGGAAATGGAGCGCCTGGCGAGCCAGCTCCCGCGGGGGTTCGGCTTCGACTGGAGCGGGCAATCCCTTCAGGAACTCCAGTCGGGCTCGCAGGCCCCGTTCCTGATCGGCCTGTCCATGCTCTTCGTGTTCCTGTGTCTGGCCGCCCTCTATGAGAGCTGGTCCATTCCCGTGGCGGTGATGCTCGTCGTGCCCCTGGGCGTGCTCGGCTCGGTGCTGGCGGTCATGTTCCGGGGAATGAGCAACGACGTCTATTTCAAGGTCGGCCTCATCACCATCATTGGCTTGTCGGCCAAGAACGCCATCCTCATCATCGAGTTCGCCAAGGATCTCCGGGCGCAGGGCAGGTCCATCACGGACGCGGCGCTCGAGGCCGCGCAGCTGCGCTTCCGTCCCATCCTCATGACCTCGCTCGCCTTCACGCTGGGCGTGGTCCCGCTCGCCATCGCGAATGGGCCCGGCGCCGCCAGCCAGCGAGCCATTGGCACGGGGGTGCTCGGAGGAATGCTGTCCGCCACGGTGCTCGCGGTCCTCTTCGTGCCCATCTTCTACGTCTTCATCATGCGGCTGCTCAATCGGCGGGCCGTGGAGATCGAAACGTTACGATTGCCAGACGCCACGGATTGA